In Chryseobacterium turcicum, a single window of DNA contains:
- a CDS encoding DUF3606 domain-containing protein has protein sequence MSDDLSKKPLDSTRVNVNESWELDYWSKKIGVTKERLKEAVKAVGTSAAAVQKYLGK, from the coding sequence ATGAGCGATGATTTAAGTAAAAAACCACTAGATTCAACTAGAGTGAATGTGAATGAGAGCTGGGAATTGGACTATTGGTCAAAAAAAATTGGTGTTACCAAAGAACGTTTGAAAGAAGCAGTTAAGGCTGTGGGAACTTCTGCTGCTGCAGTTCAGAAGTATCTTGGAAAATAA
- a CDS encoding NADAR family protein: MNPSIGEYNTREIITFAKTENKFGGLSNMAPGYSLFINEVNIQSSEILYQACRFPLFPTIQKEIIETKNPMDAKAVGRKYQQFRRQDWDSVKFKVMKWCLEVKLIQNFDTFSELLLSTGEKTIVEFSKKDTIWGASPLNPSILKGKNALGRLLMELREKVKSNMITKETVILEPQIKAFLLYDNPIKEVHNDNYFIDDLDDIHAH, from the coding sequence ATGAATCCGAGCATTGGAGAATATAATACAAGAGAAATTATAACTTTTGCTAAAACTGAAAATAAATTTGGAGGCCTTTCTAATATGGCTCCTGGTTATTCTCTGTTTATTAACGAAGTTAATATCCAAAGTTCAGAAATTCTTTATCAGGCATGCAGATTTCCATTATTTCCAACGATTCAGAAGGAAATTATTGAAACTAAAAATCCTATGGATGCAAAAGCTGTGGGCAGAAAATACCAGCAGTTCAGGAGGCAGGATTGGGATAGCGTAAAGTTTAAGGTGATGAAATGGTGTCTAGAAGTTAAATTGATTCAAAACTTTGATACTTTTTCTGAATTACTACTAAGTACGGGTGAAAAAACAATAGTAGAATTTTCTAAAAAAGATACTATATGGGGAGCTTCACCTTTAAACCCTTCTATATTGAAAGGAAAAAATGCATTGGGAAGACTTTTGATGGAATTAAGAGAAAAAGTCAAATCAAATATGATTACTAAAGAAACAGTAATTCTTGAGCCACAAATCAAAGCATTTCTATTGTATGATAATCCAATAAAAGAAGTTCATAACGATAATTACTTTATTGACGACCTTGATGATATCCATGCTCACTAA
- a CDS encoding S8 family peptidase, which translates to MAKRSHLKFISKEQLSEVKDFRYNYGYDGNKEEEDISPKNYFRLATALRANLRTFEHDVSEKYERRDPDITIPADIDYMEITFQDLFEIRKFFSIYYEDYGLEGVAFYDFAKRGLFAIIDRDKFEAFIGDVIGFTRSELDHDNSISYSANIKYIAGFRLLKTEDIVRFQLEDIGEIVYLSIIDLPLEIKLKEEILSALFDYFGSNEIEFRYIEESDRIEVRNPTLEQIKKIVENFDIIESATCSAFTTVRPGEFNTVEREFGFEILNVDEDLPIVGIIDTGISRDTALSPLIIVDETFTLAGNPLVDHGGRNRLGHGTAVAGLVALGRHNHRNNFEGEVRADAKLLSIKISNSGNGFISELDLIEMLYEVKKRYPEIRLFTLTTCYSCNMSTNEAFSDYTYALDKFAFETDSLLFICTGNNDNCINENSNYDLNYFHGEHTNLSTPADSLNNFIVGAAADNLKDGAFLGIASGREFPALYTRKGHIDLSAIYSSKKNNENYFRPDVIESGGDMGFYNPTTLDWMDEPALTLLSALPHRGIMQDVGTSFAAPLTANLAAKIIKNYPQLTNESVKALIINGASLNFIQFTENVTQLLNRVVGNGVVDESKSLYSSENSATMILEDNIEPGKIKIYPINFPDYLLNDELGKKNGILKVTATLCFKFLPIKNNQLSYNPIHMAFSIFKNQSADDIMKPDKALKSKLRSTLSWSENGRHVAKPLPYANTQKIFLNVNLADLHKEDSTFKLAIHAKVSDQIVGNLPDGYPSEFPFSIVISIEETLKKSTGKLYDQLHAVNHLEVISALDLDTTLETEDLNV; encoded by the coding sequence ATGGCCAAAAGATCTCATCTAAAATTTATAAGTAAGGAACAGTTATCAGAAGTAAAAGATTTCAGGTACAACTACGGTTATGACGGTAATAAAGAAGAGGAGGACATATCTCCTAAAAATTATTTTAGGTTAGCAACAGCACTTCGAGCAAATCTTCGAACTTTTGAGCACGATGTTTCAGAAAAGTATGAAAGAAGAGATCCAGATATAACTATACCTGCTGACATTGATTATATGGAGATTACTTTTCAGGATCTGTTCGAAATCAGGAAGTTTTTCTCTATTTATTATGAAGATTATGGTCTTGAAGGCGTAGCATTTTATGATTTTGCAAAAAGAGGTCTGTTTGCAATTATTGACCGTGATAAGTTCGAAGCATTTATTGGCGATGTGATAGGTTTTACAAGATCTGAACTGGACCACGATAATAGCATATCATATTCTGCCAACATCAAATATATTGCCGGTTTTAGACTGTTAAAAACTGAGGATATAGTTAGATTTCAACTTGAAGATATTGGTGAAATAGTTTATCTATCAATCATAGATCTTCCCTTGGAGATAAAGCTCAAAGAAGAGATTTTGTCGGCACTTTTTGATTATTTTGGGAGTAATGAAATAGAATTCCGATATATTGAAGAAAGTGATAGAATAGAAGTACGCAATCCTACTTTAGAGCAAATCAAAAAGATTGTAGAAAATTTTGATATTATCGAAAGTGCTACATGTTCTGCTTTTACAACAGTTAGACCTGGAGAATTTAATACCGTTGAACGCGAATTTGGTTTTGAGATTCTGAATGTAGACGAAGATCTTCCTATCGTAGGTATCATTGATACAGGAATCTCACGTGATACAGCCCTATCCCCATTAATAATTGTTGATGAGACCTTTACGTTGGCTGGAAATCCGCTGGTAGACCATGGAGGGCGCAACAGGTTAGGTCACGGAACTGCAGTAGCTGGACTAGTAGCTTTAGGGAGACATAATCACAGAAATAATTTCGAAGGTGAAGTAAGGGCTGATGCTAAATTGCTCTCGATAAAGATAAGTAACAGCGGTAATGGTTTTATTTCAGAACTTGATCTTATTGAGATGTTGTATGAAGTTAAGAAGCGATATCCTGAAATCAGGCTTTTTACTTTAACAACTTGTTATAGTTGCAATATGTCCACGAACGAAGCTTTTTCAGATTATACCTATGCACTTGATAAATTTGCATTTGAAACGGATAGTCTACTTTTTATTTGCACTGGTAATAATGACAACTGTATCAATGAAAATTCAAATTATGATCTTAATTATTTTCACGGAGAGCATACTAATCTATCGACACCAGCAGACAGTTTAAATAACTTCATCGTAGGAGCAGCAGCAGATAATTTAAAGGATGGAGCTTTTTTAGGAATAGCTTCTGGCCGTGAGTTTCCTGCTTTGTACACCAGAAAAGGGCATATTGATCTGTCGGCGATCTACAGTTCCAAAAAAAACAATGAAAATTATTTCAGACCTGATGTTATCGAAAGTGGAGGAGATATGGGATTTTATAATCCTACAACACTGGATTGGATGGATGAACCAGCCTTAACTTTGCTATCAGCGTTGCCTCATAGAGGAATTATGCAGGACGTGGGTACGAGTTTTGCAGCACCATTGACTGCAAACCTTGCCGCAAAAATTATAAAAAACTATCCACAATTGACGAACGAAAGTGTCAAAGCTCTAATCATCAACGGCGCATCTTTAAACTTTATACAGTTTACAGAAAATGTTACTCAATTGCTTAACAGAGTAGTAGGAAATGGAGTTGTCGATGAATCAAAAAGTTTGTACTCCAGTGAAAATTCAGCAACTATGATTTTGGAGGATAATATAGAGCCTGGAAAAATAAAAATATATCCGATTAATTTTCCGGATTACCTACTTAATGATGAGTTAGGTAAAAAAAATGGAATTTTAAAAGTTACAGCAACATTGTGTTTTAAATTTCTTCCTATTAAGAATAACCAACTTTCATACAATCCCATCCACATGGCTTTCAGCATTTTCAAAAATCAATCAGCTGATGATATTATGAAGCCAGACAAAGCTTTGAAATCAAAGCTTAGGTCAACACTCTCATGGTCAGAAAATGGTAGACACGTGGCGAAGCCACTGCCATATGCAAATACTCAGAAAATTTTTTTGAATGTCAACCTTGCAGACCTGCATAAAGAAGATAGTACTTTCAAACTTGCAATCCATGCTAAAGTATCGGATCAGATTGTGGGAAATCTACCGGATGGATATCCATCTGAGTTTCCATTTTCTATTGTGATTTCAATTGAAGAAACATTAAAAAAGAGTACAGGGAAATTATATGATCAACTTCATGCGGTAAATCATCTTGAGGTTATCAGTGCTCTTGATCTTGACACTACATTAGAAACTGAAGATCTAAACGTTTAA
- a CDS encoding AbiJ-related protein encodes MKISKAGIKSIIEAILNSSNPFNLTDDFLITDFLLKIWDLEGMPSEENRKNALDDIAQHMLRNDDWDYEYLFFDRLNILEGNTKEFLNFLNVMLSPDVRKDEDNIYQFYFLINPYLEKENLSYYLREYNEQQLPVHTVQKLKVDEPTDINENKIPIFLVDNPSGRSDRRSSHKKPEIFPSMVLVWNEGWNDFALRTEFYLFFYASEEDGYNIGSTKIISKKENKIIDELRSLSTPFYSLDNQFCSLGQSQKYYNKLKEDLGKNLESFLWAVKDAAFFPDIAEKFENDSDFNTSLIRYNEVERVLRTAKFSIYDYDLENLYNFKYNFQPKFAKNKVEIDFRFSDEGLSSNRIYAMIGKNGTGKTQFMTSLPLDISRKRHENFSPKSPSFSKVIAVSYSAFDSFDIPKKTSSFNYVYCGLRDQAGERMTDKGLVLRFHSSRKKLEEQERMSTWVELLYNFIENDIIDLFIKKKRKTYTFDYTGFSATRKLLSSGQSIILYIITEIVANIRYDSIILYDEPETHLHPNAISQLINTIYDLVSEFQSYCIVATHSPLIIRDLLSKNVLVVEKEGVYFSVRKLGIETFGENLTVLTDEVFGNREIPKQYREILKDLVNAGLSYEQIVNKLESDKIPMSLNANIYLSSLYEKS; translated from the coding sequence ATGAAGATTTCGAAAGCTGGAATAAAGAGTATTATAGAGGCCATTCTGAATTCGTCAAATCCTTTTAACTTAACAGATGACTTCTTAATAACTGACTTTCTATTAAAAATCTGGGATTTGGAAGGTATGCCTTCTGAGGAAAATAGGAAAAATGCATTGGATGATATTGCCCAACATATGTTGCGTAATGATGACTGGGATTACGAATATCTTTTTTTTGATAGATTAAATATTTTGGAAGGAAATACAAAAGAATTCTTAAATTTTTTAAATGTGATGCTTTCGCCAGATGTAAGAAAAGATGAAGATAATATTTATCAATTTTATTTCCTTATTAATCCTTACTTGGAAAAAGAAAATTTATCATACTATTTGAGGGAATATAATGAACAGCAGCTACCAGTTCATACAGTTCAGAAATTAAAAGTTGATGAACCGACTGATATCAACGAGAATAAAATTCCTATCTTTCTGGTTGATAATCCAAGTGGTCGGTCAGATAGAAGAAGTTCCCACAAAAAGCCTGAAATTTTTCCTTCAATGGTACTTGTTTGGAATGAAGGATGGAATGATTTTGCACTTCGAACAGAATTTTATTTATTTTTTTACGCAAGTGAAGAGGATGGCTACAATATTGGTTCGACAAAAATTATATCCAAAAAAGAAAATAAAATTATTGACGAATTAAGAAGCTTATCCACGCCATTTTATTCATTAGACAATCAATTTTGCTCATTAGGACAGTCACAGAAATATTACAATAAATTAAAAGAAGATCTTGGAAAAAATTTAGAGAGTTTTTTATGGGCAGTAAAGGATGCCGCTTTCTTTCCGGATATTGCTGAGAAATTTGAAAATGATAGCGATTTTAATACTTCACTCATCCGTTATAATGAAGTTGAAAGAGTGTTAAGAACAGCTAAGTTCAGCATATATGATTATGATTTGGAAAATTTATACAATTTTAAATATAATTTTCAACCAAAATTTGCTAAAAATAAGGTTGAAATAGATTTTAGATTTAGTGACGAGGGTTTATCTTCCAATAGAATTTATGCAATGATTGGTAAAAATGGAACAGGGAAAACCCAGTTCATGACGTCGTTACCACTTGATATTTCACGGAAAAGACATGAGAATTTTTCTCCAAAATCGCCATCTTTTAGTAAGGTTATTGCCGTTTCTTACAGCGCTTTTGATTCATTTGATATACCCAAGAAAACATCATCATTTAACTACGTCTATTGTGGTTTAAGAGACCAAGCAGGAGAAAGAATGACTGATAAAGGCTTAGTTTTGAGATTTCACAGTTCTCGAAAAAAATTGGAGGAACAGGAAAGGATGTCAACATGGGTTGAACTTTTGTACAATTTCATAGAAAACGATATAATTGATTTGTTCATTAAGAAAAAAAGAAAAACTTATACCTTTGATTATACTGGTTTTAGTGCTACGCGTAAGCTATTAAGTTCGGGACAAAGTATAATTTTATATATTATTACTGAAATCGTTGCTAATATTAGATATGATTCAATAATACTTTACGATGAGCCAGAAACACATCTGCATCCAAATGCAATATCCCAGTTAATCAATACTATTTATGATTTGGTTTCGGAATTTCAATCATATTGTATAGTCGCTACACACTCGCCTCTTATAATAAGGGATCTGCTGTCAAAAAATGTATTGGTTGTTGAGAAGGAAGGTGTATATTTTTCTGTCAGAAAATTAGGTATAGAAACGTTTGGAGAAAATTTAACAGTTTTGACAGACGAAGTTTTTGGAAATAGAGAGATTCCTAAGCAATACAGAGAAATTTTGAAAGATTTGGTAAATGCTGGTCTGTCATACGAACAGATAGTTAATAAATTAGAATCTGATAAAATACCTATGTCTTTGAATGCAAATATATATTTAAGTAGTTTATATGAGAAATCTTAA
- a CDS encoding AAA family ATPase, which produces MAQLDYIKEIAKYGLENDQERLLYVLNELIEHSKQTKKLNFAIQLQSILKDSLRFQKTNGLTKVGSETHLNRIEDRELSDLILEKITSDYSLDNIIANTKIHNELQFFIEEHQKIEILQQFDLPVSNKLLLYGPSGCGKTLASYVIAGELDKMMVVIDLGAIVSSKLGETSKNLSKIFKKAATEDCIIFLDEFDSLGKIRDYSQDHGEMKRVVNTILQLFDYLPQSSIVIAATNQKDMLDDALLRRFDNIIGFELPNEGDIKKLIDLVLQNGNFKFDNKSAANRIIKNALGLSYYSIQKTLITAIKRTLFAFTEPKKILSAQINTSIWKDLIETEKKSLNV; this is translated from the coding sequence ATGGCACAGTTAGATTACATAAAAGAGATAGCTAAATATGGTCTTGAAAATGATCAAGAGCGTTTATTGTATGTACTTAATGAACTTATTGAACATTCAAAGCAGACAAAAAAGCTTAATTTTGCTATTCAGCTTCAGTCGATTCTAAAAGATTCTTTAAGATTTCAGAAAACTAATGGTTTGACAAAAGTCGGATCAGAGACTCATCTAAATCGAATCGAAGACAGAGAATTATCAGATTTAATTCTAGAAAAAATCACATCAGACTATTCACTGGATAATATTATTGCTAATACCAAAATTCATAATGAACTACAGTTTTTTATAGAGGAACATCAAAAAATTGAAATCTTACAACAGTTTGATCTTCCAGTTTCTAATAAATTACTTTTATATGGTCCCTCAGGATGTGGAAAAACTTTGGCATCTTACGTTATCGCTGGTGAGCTGGATAAAATGATGGTAGTCATTGATTTAGGAGCAATTGTTTCTTCAAAACTAGGAGAGACAAGTAAAAATCTATCAAAAATATTTAAAAAGGCCGCAACTGAAGATTGTATAATCTTTTTGGATGAATTTGATAGTCTTGGAAAAATACGAGATTATAGTCAAGATCATGGAGAAATGAAACGGGTTGTTAATACAATACTTCAACTGTTCGACTATCTTCCACAAAGCAGCATCGTAATCGCTGCAACAAATCAAAAAGACATGTTGGATGATGCCCTTCTAAGAAGATTTGACAATATTATCGGCTTCGAACTTCCTAACGAGGGTGACATTAAAAAACTGATAGATTTGGTGCTCCAAAATGGAAACTTTAAATTTGATAACAAATCAGCTGCCAATAGGATTATTAAAAATGCTCTTGGGCTATCGTACTATAGTATTCAAAAAACATTGATTACTGCTATAAAACGTACACTATTTGCCTTTACTGAACCAAAAAAGATACTATCCGCTCAAATCAATACCAGTATCTGGAAAGATCTTATTGAAACAGAGAAAAAATCATTAAACGTTTAG
- a CDS encoding ATP-binding protein produces MSAPLISADLLKFIKINRDAIATNRGFYYQYLHVVLKWLDHYVNSIEDDIKTEVDEDITEIGDQLVFTQIKCYSSVFSFKSPEIKKSLFNFFSLYLEHSNSSTPVFFHFITNTKISESEQLLQRWFAEQHNIGEETLQQCGNIVSDILFSQINSKIQKSLAKKAISDDEKKTLESNLSLFQKLLDDQNLICDFVTKIKWDFKEVPTEEAVDKIIVDINNYLNHPVFEKRPKKLLFDVLLSEIYRISQLPDPNKRKVNKGILDGLLKSNDDEMVHYIDLRFAQLFHFRVEVLEKDVSIIREKVDGLIDIQKLHGKKLEELSGKKLIPQLITTIPFINSSMIIGRETLIADLQDLLNDNKHVSVNGNGGMGKSSLLKLYISKYVQDYDHIIWINVETGLVSTLNFHEQLAVNLDLPALNPDEFSGRFGLIINKLNQISGNNLLIVDSYDSTEAEMAELQCITNWKMIIGTRLRLENVKTLTIKKLSFEESKAVYLNFDNATDITDEQFISLFKYVEYNTLVIGLVAKTIKYSFDLSLDIMLDHFEQQSLDDDNLNIDIPNDGGQSFNILKILNQTFSLSRIEPAEAYYLTFFAMLPLEDVQFNDLVDWFGEEYKSESRTNLTNAINRLHAKGLIEREGTQITMHKVLRDSIIYQERTKELPFLNQLNNVWCLLKVLKKGADQDLSFALRFLKFGEAMLNVIDEPYRKTIYQPLLQLENEVLNMYNWLGKDNITNKWTSLFERAENHLESTDPLLGLIANNYGIALAADGHLDQAFEHFEQSVSILSLHKEHLPKLFISICNLCNLFIQQRKMDRFKECFENLEHLRQKHNVYDDFSMSIQCQVLALANYEVLNFPEAITLFKLAINLHKELPDENRNDAFLMHYYIKLGESFYFNGELENAYKACMIALTIFKNLNVKVLGYPHPIFNLMYSVAHTKDDHELMEKIKIMKEEYSD; encoded by the coding sequence TTGTCAGCGCCATTAATCTCAGCCGATTTACTAAAATTCATCAAGATAAATCGCGATGCAATTGCAACAAATCGTGGTTTCTACTATCAGTATTTACATGTTGTCTTGAAATGGCTGGATCACTATGTAAATAGTATTGAAGACGACATTAAAACCGAAGTTGACGAGGATATCACAGAGATAGGTGATCAATTAGTGTTTACGCAGATCAAATGCTATTCCTCAGTTTTCAGTTTTAAATCACCCGAGATAAAGAAGTCACTATTTAATTTCTTCAGCTTATATCTTGAGCATTCGAACAGTTCAACACCTGTTTTTTTTCACTTTATTACAAATACCAAAATTTCTGAAAGTGAGCAACTGTTACAAAGATGGTTTGCAGAGCAACACAATATTGGAGAAGAGACCCTTCAGCAATGCGGAAACATTGTGTCTGATATTTTATTTTCACAGATCAATTCAAAGATTCAGAAATCTTTAGCAAAAAAAGCAATTTCGGATGATGAGAAAAAAACCTTAGAGAGCAATTTATCTTTATTTCAGAAATTACTCGATGATCAGAATTTGATCTGTGATTTTGTGACTAAAATAAAATGGGATTTCAAAGAAGTACCTACCGAAGAAGCAGTTGATAAAATAATTGTTGATATCAATAATTATTTAAATCATCCTGTTTTTGAAAAAAGACCTAAAAAATTACTTTTCGATGTTCTTTTAAGTGAAATCTATCGCATATCTCAGCTACCAGATCCCAATAAAAGGAAAGTTAATAAAGGCATTCTAGATGGCCTATTGAAATCGAATGATGATGAAATGGTGCATTACATTGATTTACGTTTTGCTCAATTGTTTCATTTTCGTGTAGAAGTTCTTGAAAAAGATGTCTCTATAATAAGGGAAAAGGTCGATGGTCTGATAGATATACAAAAACTACATGGAAAAAAACTTGAAGAGCTAAGTGGCAAGAAGCTGATTCCACAATTGATAACCACTATTCCTTTCATTAATTCGTCAATGATCATTGGACGGGAAACCTTGATTGCTGATCTTCAGGACCTTCTTAATGATAACAAACATGTTAGCGTGAATGGCAATGGGGGAATGGGGAAATCTTCCCTTTTAAAACTCTATATCTCAAAATATGTTCAGGATTATGATCACATCATTTGGATCAATGTTGAAACAGGCCTGGTAAGCACTTTGAACTTTCACGAGCAATTAGCCGTAAATCTCGATTTACCTGCTTTAAATCCCGATGAATTCTCAGGTAGGTTTGGTCTAATAATTAACAAACTGAATCAGATTTCAGGTAATAATTTGCTAATTGTTGATAGCTACGATAGTACCGAAGCCGAAATGGCAGAGTTACAGTGTATAACGAATTGGAAAATGATCATTGGTACGAGATTACGACTAGAGAATGTAAAAACTTTAACCATAAAAAAATTAAGTTTTGAAGAATCTAAGGCAGTCTACCTTAATTTCGACAATGCTACTGATATTACAGACGAGCAATTTATATCTTTATTTAAATATGTAGAATATAATACTTTGGTCATTGGTTTAGTGGCCAAAACAATTAAATACAGTTTTGATCTTAGTTTGGATATAATGCTAGATCATTTTGAACAGCAAAGTCTGGATGATGACAACCTCAACATAGACATTCCCAATGATGGTGGACAATCATTCAATATTTTAAAGATTTTAAATCAGACATTTAGCCTAAGCAGAATTGAACCTGCTGAAGCATATTATTTGACCTTTTTCGCAATGCTGCCTTTGGAGGATGTACAGTTTAATGATCTTGTTGATTGGTTTGGAGAAGAATACAAGTCTGAAAGCAGAACAAATCTAACGAATGCGATTAATAGATTGCACGCTAAAGGCTTAATTGAACGAGAGGGCACGCAAATTACAATGCATAAGGTCTTGAGGGATTCTATCATCTATCAGGAGCGCACAAAGGAGCTGCCATTTTTAAACCAACTTAACAATGTCTGGTGTCTTTTAAAGGTGTTAAAAAAAGGTGCTGATCAGGATCTTAGCTTTGCTTTAAGATTTTTAAAGTTTGGAGAAGCAATGCTTAACGTGATCGATGAACCATATCGCAAAACCATTTATCAACCTTTGCTACAGTTGGAGAACGAAGTTTTAAATATGTATAACTGGCTGGGGAAAGATAATATAACCAATAAGTGGACGAGCCTATTTGAACGAGCAGAAAACCATCTGGAGTCTACTGACCCGCTTCTTGGATTAATAGCCAATAATTACGGGATTGCTCTCGCAGCTGACGGTCATCTAGATCAAGCTTTTGAACATTTTGAACAGTCAGTGTCAATCTTAAGTCTTCATAAAGAGCACCTGCCTAAACTGTTCATATCCATCTGTAACCTCTGTAATTTGTTCATCCAGCAAAGAAAGATGGATCGTTTCAAAGAGTGTTTTGAAAATCTTGAGCATTTAAGGCAGAAACACAATGTTTACGATGATTTTTCCATGTCCATTCAATGTCAGGTTTTGGCATTAGCAAATTATGAGGTGCTAAATTTCCCTGAAGCCATTACACTTTTTAAACTGGCAATTAATCTTCATAAGGAACTTCCAGATGAAAATAGGAATGATGCTTTTCTCATGCACTACTACATCAAGCTTGGGGAATCATTTTATTTCAATGGGGAGTTGGAAAATGCATACAAAGCTTGCATGATAGCCCTTACTATTTTTAAAAACCTAAATGTGAAAGTATTAGGTTATCCCCATCCTATATTTAATTTAATGTACTCTGTAGCACACACAAAAGACGATCATGAGCTCATGGAAAAAATTAAAATAATGAAAGAAGAGTATAGCGATTAA
- a CDS encoding HNH endonuclease yields MAITHKTRKFLWAKSGNTCAFCKTQLISNNIDSTEFNIGEECHIISSKPTGPRHVADLKDYDNYENLLLLCKNHHKEIDELVDTYTEELLRYIKTNHENWVKKVIAEAAEEKEKDQKPKFLMRITSGKDLFNIVNEVHAYNTDYEDAKDSTEAQFIGDFIQTLIDYGDISSMLEPYDKVQIGFELQKVLDDLDQKGYYVFGEKTPNAILPHISKKDKWTVANVVIRRKENPEIIKLDI; encoded by the coding sequence ATGGCCATCACACATAAAACAAGAAAATTTCTTTGGGCAAAATCAGGTAATACTTGTGCATTCTGTAAAACACAATTGATAAGTAATAATATTGATTCAACTGAATTTAATATTGGAGAGGAATGTCACATCATCAGCTCAAAACCTACTGGTCCACGACATGTTGCAGATCTTAAAGATTATGATAATTACGAAAATCTGCTTCTTCTTTGTAAGAATCATCATAAAGAAATAGATGAACTTGTTGATACATATACAGAGGAACTTTTAAGATATATCAAAACAAATCATGAAAACTGGGTTAAAAAAGTAATCGCTGAAGCTGCTGAAGAAAAGGAAAAAGATCAAAAGCCAAAATTTTTAATGAGGATCACGTCTGGAAAAGATCTATTTAATATCGTAAACGAGGTTCATGCATATAATACAGATTACGAAGATGCTAAAGATAGTACAGAAGCACAGTTTATTGGAGATTTTATACAGACACTAATAGATTATGGAGACATAAGCTCAATGCTTGAACCATATGATAAGGTACAAATCGGATTTGAACTGCAAAAGGTGTTGGATGATTTGGATCAAAAGGGTTATTATGTATTTGGAGAGAAAACTCCTAATGCTATTCTCCCACATATTTCAAAGAAAGATAAATGGACAGTAGCTAACGTTGTAATAAGAAGAAAAGAAAATCCAGAAATCATAAAACTTGATATTTAA